AAGACCCAGATAAGGTTCATGAAATGAAAGATAAATTAGAGTATCTTTTTGACATGCAAAAGTCCTTGATAACTCAAGTTTATAACAGTACAAAAATTAATAGTTCTGAAAAGATTTCTGAGGATAATAATCCTGAAAACAAAATGAAGAAACTATACGAAATGAAAGAACCGTTTTCAGGGTATAGAATATTTATGATTTCGTCTGCATTAGTGCACGAAGCGATA
Above is a window of Candidatus Nitrosocosmicus arcticus DNA encoding:
- a CDS encoding dUTPase, translating into MYDSVKDPDKVHEMKDKLEYLFDMQKSLITQVYNSTKINSSEKISEDNNPENKMKKLYEMKEPFSGYRIFMISSALVHEAIELQRETNWKWWKKDKIMDNEKLQEEIIDLWHFLIQLSIEAGFEPQMLISKYMEKNKENTGRQLRGY